A stretch of the bacterium genome encodes the following:
- a CDS encoding uracil-DNA glycosylase, whose protein sequence is MQEFDPYPPELASCRRCSRLVHWREQVARVKRRAYLDWDYWGKPLPGFGDPTARICLVGLAPGAHGANRTGRMFTGDASGAFLFPALHRCGFTDRPATDRRDDGLEVRGLWVTSAVRCVPPQNMPTGNEIRTCRRWLAHDLDGLPDLAVVIGMGWIGHDAYLNLLANRGQPIVKVRYKFTHGAAYEMPDGTMLLDTYHVSLRNTNSRRLTPEMLDRVLLRARGLAGLPPG, encoded by the coding sequence ATGCAGGAGTTCGATCCCTACCCGCCGGAGCTGGCGTCGTGCCGGCGCTGTTCGCGGCTGGTCCACTGGCGGGAGCAGGTGGCGCGCGTCAAACGGCGGGCCTACCTGGACTGGGACTACTGGGGAAAGCCGCTGCCCGGCTTCGGCGACCCGACGGCGCGCATCTGCCTGGTGGGCCTGGCCCCCGGCGCCCACGGCGCCAACCGCACCGGCCGCATGTTCACCGGCGACGCCAGCGGCGCCTTCCTCTTCCCCGCCCTGCACCGCTGCGGTTTCACCGATCGCCCCGCGACCGATCGCCGAGACGACGGGCTCGAGGTGCGTGGCCTGTGGGTCACCTCGGCGGTGCGTTGCGTCCCGCCCCAGAACATGCCGACCGGTAACGAGATCAGGACCTGTCGACGGTGGCTGGCGCACGACCTGGACGGCCTGCCCGACCTGGCCGTGGTGATCGGCATGGGCTGGATCGGCCACGACGCCTACCTGAACCTGCTCGCCAACCGTGGCCAGCCCATCGTCAAGGTGCGCTACAAGTTCACCCACGGGGCCGCATACGAGATGCCCGACGGCACGATGCTGCTGGACACCTATCACGTCAGCCTGCGCAATACCAACTCGCGGCGGCTCACTCCCGAAATGCTGGACCGCGT